The segment TTAAAGTCTTCAGCCTACTATAAGTAGattaccattacatgtatgatctgtaatgtgtatttgtaaagcgctttgagagtctttgataaagtgctataataaatataaggattattattattattattattattattattataaaagcaGATATTTCAGGTTTAAACCACACTAATACCTCAGGTGCAGTCTCCTTAGTTAAAAGCTGTTAAAGGGTCAATTCATGTCATCAGAAATAATGATAGAACTTTATGACTGTTCCctataaatatacaaaaaaagGTCATGCGTATTACTGTTTTTAGCTCACAAGTTTAAAGGTGCATATGTCAATTGGATATATATCTATATGCTGAGCTGATCAGTTGTGATTCTTCCAGAACTTTCCTATCTATCTTTTGATAACAAATGTGTGACAGCTCACAGTGGTAAGTGCAAGACAGCGCAGATAGGCTTTAAcccctcactcactcactcactcactcacacaaacacaatgaCTTGCAAGATTACTTTCTAGCATTCTTCTGAACTTCTGACCTCCTGTTCCACACTGTCAGAGCTTGCAAGGTGTCTTGATGGTTGGGGGAATCCTACAAGAAGAAAAGCTGTGACAATGCCGATAGTTATGGCATACATATTAATATTACAAACACtattatgtgttttatttttctgcCCCCTTACATCATGATGTTAAGTACATACAGTCACTATGGATATATTTTATTCTTACTTTATGTAATTTCTTAAAAGTATACTGGAGGCAAATATGTATTCACTCTCACTCTtcttctctctgtgtggagcagcaagttcagctgtcagaacaaagtgaaaaacaaacaatggcataacatattattaatatgtcgggtagtaatagatttgtttattttcttctcagagtgtaccagaatgtgtagttttgttagtatttctaaaaatctcctgggggagaatcccccccagaccccctgctggggttgggttttcagcacgtGTGCTTTTTTGTGTgatacagttcagctttgattccatcatctcattaaaccttatctaaaagcatactttagttctgggatataagggatatatgcagcactgtacttcactttaattaatattgtatgctgaaaagcgtatgtattacagcacgatttttttgttgaatagatttgagtggttcaacATTTTGGgtcgcgatttattgacaaagaaAAAAGTGGGtgccgaggcctgaccagttgagaaccactgctttaaaCCAAGCTGTACAGTAATGGGTAAAAAAAAGGCCATCAGATAAACTTAAAAGATACACAATTAAAAATTGCATTTTTAAATATCACGGTTAACGTCAacactgaatatccctacatgGGATCTTCTCATATTTTATCTTCGAGTATATTGCAAAGCCCCTATTACAAAGTAATGTCTTCTTTGAACCGGCTAACTTGTTTGTGTCTCTTTTTGGAAAAAGCAGCAACATCTGTGAGATCTCGAGGATGCACATTGAGACCTTGTTGGGAAGCTATTGTAttccctctcactctctctctgtgtttctgTCTTCTCTCCAGGCTGCAGTTGGCTGGTGGTGGTAGCGGCTCTGGCGGCCTCTCTGAGCGGCCTGATGCTGGGGTATGAAATGGGGCTGACCTCGGGGGTCCTGCTTCAGCTGCGGgaactcctctccctctcctgcagggaacAGGAACTGCTGGTCAGCTCCCACCTGCTCGGCGCTCTGCTCATGTCCCTGGCTGGAGGTCCTCTTCTGGACCGCTACGGCCGCCGCTTCTCTTTGCTCCTGAGCGCCGCCCTGGTGGTCGGAGGGACTGTCATGCTCATCGCGGTCAACACACTGGTTTTCTTCACCCTGGGCCGGGTGATAGTCGGCATGGGTACAGCTCTGTCTGGGACAGGAGCGTGCCTGTACATCGCAGAGATCTCACCGATGGAGAGGAGGGGTCTGCTGGTCACGCTGTACGAACTGATGCTGGTTGTGGGTGTAATGCTGGGCTTTGGCTGTAGCTACGTCTTCTCTACTGTGCCGCATGGCTGGGCGTATACATTTGGACTAGTAATCCCCCCCGCGCTGCTGCAGATCAGTATCCTTGTGTTCCTCCCAGCCAGCCCACGCTTCCTGGTCACCCGGGGTAAAGTGGAGCAGGCCAGGAAGGTGCTGGCCCGAATGAGAGGTGGGGTCCAGGAGCATGTAGAAAAGGAGCTCAGAGACATCCAGGCAGGACTTAAAGAGGAATCAGAGCACACTTTCTGGGAGCTGTTCAGTAGCAAAGCTAACCTGCGCTCACGGCTTCTAACTGGCGTGGCTTTAGCCTTCCTTCAGCAGGCTACAGGTCAACCCAACATCCTGTCCTACGCCTCACCGCTCCTCCGCAGCATGGGCTTCAACAGCGACGCCGCAGCGACCTTGGCCTCCACAGGGTTCGGAGTGGTCAAAGTAGTTGGCACCATTCCAGCGGTGTTGCTGGTCGACCGCGTGGGAACCAAGAACTTTTTGTGCGTTGGTGCGGTCGGAATGGGAGTGTCGCTACTGGCCCTCGGCACATTGACACTGCAAAGCCACACCCATCTCACCAGCCTGTGTAAAAGTCACACCATACCAAACCACACACATACGCCATGGGATTTAAACGGATCCTCTATAGACTTTGGCAACAGTGACATTTTAGCTACTGGCCTCCCCAGCCAATGGGATAGTGAGGAGGCACAGTGGACTAAAAGAGTGGATGATGGGAATAGAGAGTCAGGAAGGACTCCTGTGGAAGTGTCCTCCTTTATGAAGTGGGCTTCATTGATCAGCTTGCTGGTGTTCGTGGCAGCCTTCTCCATTAGCCTGGGGCCAAGTAAGCACCAGTTTTTTATTTACCCACTCCTTGGGCGCACCAAAAGCTGTAGCATCATTCCAAACTTGTAATATTTGTTGTTAACCAATAGGAGAGTGCAAAGAAGTGCATTTTTATCTGCAATAAAATACTGCAGCTAAGATCCATATGCACTGACTAGCACAGTTCAGAGAATGGCAGCAGCTTATAACACGTTGTACGGTTAAGTACAACATtttgttatttgtattattgcGTTATTAACCATGGTCTCTTGCGTATTTTTTTCTTTCCCTTCCAGTGGTGTATGTGGTTCTCAGTGAGATCTTTCCGATGGGTGTACGAGGTAGAGCTGTGTCTGTGGTGTCGGCTGTGAACTGGGCCACTAACCTGCTCATCTCCATGACCTTCCTCACAtttacaggtgtgtgtgtgtgtgtgtgtgtgtgtgtgtgtgtgtgtgtgtgtgtgtgtgtgtgtgtgtgtgtgtgtgtgtgtgtgtgtgtgtgtgtgtgtgtgtgtgtgtgtgtgtgtgtgtgtgtgtgtgtgtgtgtgtgtgtgtgtgtgtgtgtgtgtgtgtgtgtgtgtgtgtgtgtgtgtgtgtgtgtgtgtgtgtgtgtgtgtgtgtgtgtgtgtgtgtgtgtgtgtgtgtgtgtgtgtgtgtgtgtgtgtgtgggggctgtgcatcttcactggtctcacgattcgattacgattatcctgtcttcgattcggttcgatatcacggtgcatcagtaaatacatatgaactctctttttattatttagaaagtgcttcagaaatcaataacataaatgttttgacattaatttataaaccaaaataaatgaattgtataggtctagcctccgtgtgtgaagttgttccatcctcaaaaacaaaaagctaatgcttctgcagtctagctgcagcttctagccacggccttctgttaagaaaggacactgaaggtcctgaatgaggcatcacacacaggacttgagtctgaacacagcagacaacaggagtatttacaacagcatatacaaacaaaaatactgtatgtgggtgcacacttacattctctgtcttactgttacatgaatcccatgaatgtatgagactaagttagcttcattatatctcagtgattaagtgaataacaaagtttctatcgggtcactatcagcctgtcactcattattttcagggagggggcggggcttggaggaacggagaggagacggtgatcgcggaagcttttttcctcctgccttcacaaactttacacacgtatatatcgtctgcaaattgctagaggacattcatactttgcaatccaagacttaattaaatccaccaaaaacctgacatgattgtaacgcgattatttttgaaaaacataaatccctgtgccgcagcgacacggagtgattcagagcgggtccttctgcttttggttctggactggttgtgttggtggataaagcagactgctccgtgtttggtgccgctgtcacgtctgttccctgatctctgcgtcaccgactgatttgatattaaagtgacagaaaaaacgttatagtaaagccgcggccgaaaaatcaggaagcaacgttactacgctataaccgattatcttccgtcactgcatcgagaccgaatcgtccacgtccgcatcgcaatgcatcgtagaaacgattattttcaacaccccgtgtgtgtgtgtgtgtgtgtgtgtgtgtgtgtgtgtgtgtgtgtgtgtgtgtgtgtgtgtgtgtgtgtgtgtgtgtgtgtgtgtgtgtgtgtgtgtgtgtgtgtgtgtgtgtgtgtgtgtgtatccttgTAGGTTAAAGTTAATGtggtagatagataggtagaaaAAGAACTGCAGGTGAACCAACGATTTAACCTTGGTCCAGCTTGATGCGCATCACATAGTATTTTTGTCTTTTGCCCAGGACAGGCAAACAAAGATGAAAGTTTATAGTAATTGTTagggattaattttgtctttactcctacgtgtcaaagaataattctccttactcctaagatatttgacctttcggcctgttgacgttttacgacgaagccgaagtctgttatctgtcttaggGAATGGGAAGTCTCAGCTATTGCTGACATTATGAGTTttgtgaccggtcaactctcggtcacaagagcCATAGAGTCAGATAAAGTAATCCAGTACCTCCAGGTGTTCACAGATGCCTCTCCCAATATGTGGGTGGACTCCCTGTAAACTGGTTAAAAGGTCAACATTGATGAGAGGGTGattcagaattgacatggcaacccacctgAGCAGTCAGAACTttctgctgctgtgacttgtgatatgaattctccggccgacgcTTGTAATAAActgccagtgtttgacatcagaactcctgctcgtcccgtgtctctctgagtcctgactctccattgctacagaagtttcccttacagtaatggttaaaacaaccagcaaaCAAAGTAAAACATGTTTAACTTGTTACACTCTGAGAAAAATAAGTGTGCCTCACCTTGTTCCCACTGCTGATTTGAATAACTTCTCAATATTCAAATCAGGAATCTTTTATATGCACAGTTTTTTTAAGGGTTTGGCAGCCACTGCAAATCAAGGCTTAGCTTTACCAGTGTCACTTTGTGgcaattcttcttcttcaattATGTCTTTTAAGGACAGTGTCGTCACACAatgaagcagagttagtcattTAAACTGTAGAACAACTAGCAACTCTGTGGCGCAACGAAAAAGCCGGCATCGAGCCAAGAATGCATTTGAGCAAGGATACAATACATAACAAGTAAAACAAACAAGCATGCTATCTAAGGTACTGTGTGGACATTTGAGGATGATGTGTTCTTTCCCCTTTGTTCTCCTAGAAAAGTTTGGTCTCCCCAATGTGATGTTCCTGTACGCTGTTATGAGCTTTGTTCTGCTGGTCTTCATCATCTTCTGTATCCATGAGACCAAGGGTCGCACGCTGGAGGAGATATCAAAAGAACTGGCTAAGAAGTGAGTGGGAGTTTGCTAATGAGCTTAATGTTATCAAGGTGTCAAGTCGTTTTCTAAGTAGATTGCTTTATCTTCCTTCTCTGCTTTCCCAGGAAATATTTTGAGGGGAGGCTCTGCAGGCAGGTTCAGCCTCGGAAGAGTCTGATCTACAGCAGTACGTCCACAGAGACTCCAGCAAACGTCTGATTTTATCATTTGATTCCCAACTGTACACCTCATCTGAAGGAGAGTCCGTGCGTGGGATTCACGTGAGAAGGTTGCTTACgtggtagaaatccaaaaaatatatacagaaatgttccgattcaccaaacattgcgtaccggcgaggaaagtgtgtacggcacttcctacgccggtttccctttataaatcacaatcaactcgaaatgcagtgcagcttttgcgggcttcacgtaacgcccagattggcctataaatagtcagagaaacgcccattcattcattctgactgactgcatgaaggagatcgcaggaaatgacgacagaacagctaaaaaagacatctcacaccgtgtcagattgtagttattttggggaggtcgagataaatcatattgtttggtggatgccgtttgaaccagagtagcagcatggaggtcggatcgtcaccaaaataaataaataagtggtccgaaaaaggtttatgacaaaataaatacacatagccttccccaggcagtgtgtttgtaccggggacaggagacacccccttgatgagaaactgtaagaaatccctccctccggagtggagtcatgacgactggatctgaattatgtttttggatttggtggtttgtgtcccagctgtcaaTCAGCTGTGCGCTGCGTCTCCAGtgcagcctgtgcatctcaagcggtgcgtacgcatgggttagagtttgcgtggagggccgcacattttcccgtcaagttagtattttataaatcgcaaacattgcgcaGAAACTGgtgtacgccattttttgagcgtatatcccttttataaatgaggccccagagcATTTAAGGGCAACTGTTAAGAATTTGGGCTTGAACTCGTAGATCGCTGCAGTTCAAGCAGATCCTGTATTGATGGCAAACTCATATCCTTGTTGCTACGTGCTGCACGTGAAGGACGAACAACAGGAAGGGGATAATGGAAATTGTATTTtcaggacatttaaaaaaaattaaggtTTGATTACATTAGTAGAACTCAGGTCTCACTTCAGGAAGTAAAGATAAACTTTGGGGATGAATTTAATTTCTTTGTAAAAAATGCCTTTCTTGTATTACCTACCAATTCAACCCCAACATAATGACTTCCATATAAACCTTGAATTCTTGGAGAATATGTTTTTCCAATGTCTCAATAATTCAAGGGTGAACATATATACAACAAACATATTGGGGGTAAAGTATTACCTTAAGAATAGTTCCAATAAGGCATACATGGAAGAAAACCCACTCAAACTGTTCTACTACAGGTTTTTAGTTTAGACAAAATAATGCCTCGTTGGTCTTGATTAGGGAAATCAAAGA is part of the Pseudochaenichthys georgianus chromosome 24, fPseGeo1.2, whole genome shotgun sequence genome and harbors:
- the slc2a12 gene encoding solute carrier family 2, facilitated glucose transporter member 12, giving the protein MMDPKSETKKMTSLLPGDPSSEAQEQTPPKGPGCSWLVVVAALAASLSGLMLGYEMGLTSGVLLQLRELLSLSCREQELLVSSHLLGALLMSLAGGPLLDRYGRRFSLLLSAALVVGGTVMLIAVNTLVFFTLGRVIVGMGTALSGTGACLYIAEISPMERRGLLVTLYELMLVVGVMLGFGCSYVFSTVPHGWAYTFGLVIPPALLQISILVFLPASPRFLVTRGKVEQARKVLARMRGGVQEHVEKELRDIQAGLKEESEHTFWELFSSKANLRSRLLTGVALAFLQQATGQPNILSYASPLLRSMGFNSDAAATLASTGFGVVKVVGTIPAVLLVDRVGTKNFLCVGAVGMGVSLLALGTLTLQSHTHLTSLCKSHTIPNHTHTPWDLNGSSIDFGNSDILATGLPSQWDSEEAQWTKRVDDGNRESGRTPVEVSSFMKWASLISLLVFVAAFSISLGPMVYVVLSEIFPMGVRGRAVSVVSAVNWATNLLISMTFLTFTEKFGLPNVMFLYAVMSFVLLVFIIFCIHETKGRTLEEISKELAKKKYFEGRLCRQVQPRKSLIYSSTSTETPANV